One stretch of Macaca nemestrina isolate mMacNem1 chromosome 17, mMacNem.hap1, whole genome shotgun sequence DNA includes these proteins:
- the LOC105476296 gene encoding ras-related protein Rab-34 isoform X2, translated as MNILAPVRRDRVLAELPQCLRKEAALHVHKDFHPRVTCACQEHRTGTVGFKISKIIVVGDLSVGKTCLINRFCKDTFDKNYKATIGVDFEMERFEVLGIPFSLQLWDTAGQERFKCIASTYYRGAQAIIIVFNLNDVASLEHTKQWLADALKENDPSSVLLFLVGSKKDLSTPAQYALMEKDALQVAQEMKAEYWAVSSLTGENVREFFFRVAALTFEANVLAELEKSGARRIGDVVRINSDDSNLYLTASKKKPTCCP; from the exons ATGAACATTCTGGCGCCCGTGCGGAGGGATCGCGTCCTGGCAGAGCTGCCCCAG TGCCTGAGGAAGGAGGCCGCTTTGCACGTGCACAAAGACTTCCACCCCCGCGTCACCTGCGCCTGCCAGGAACACCGGACAGGCACCGTGGG ATTTAAGATCTCCAAGATCATTGTGGTGGGGGACCTGTCGGTGGGGAAGACTTGCCTCATTAATAG GTTCTGCAAAGACACCTTTGATAAGAATTATAAGGCCACCATTGGAGTGGACTTCGAGATGGAACGATTTGAGGTGCTGGGTATCCCCTTCAGTTTGCAGCT TTGGGATACCGCTGGACAGGAGAGGTTCAAATGCATTGCGTCAACCTACTATCGAGGAGCTCAAG CCATCATCATTGTCTTCAACCTGAATGATGTGGCATCACTGGAACATACCAA GCAGTGGCTGGCTGATGCCCTGAAGGAGAATGACCCTTCCAGTGTGCTGCTTTTCCTCGTAGGTTCCAAGAAGGATCTGAGT ACCCCTGCTCAGTATGCGCTGATGGAGAAAGACGCCCTCCAGGTGGCCCAGGAGATGAAGGCTGAGTACTGGGCAGTCTCATCTCTCACTG GTGAGAATGTCCGAGAATTCTTCTTCCGCGTGGCAGCACTGACTTTTGAGGCCAATGTGCTGGCTGAGCTGGAGAAATCGGGGGCCCGACGCATTGGGGATGTTGTCC GCATCAACAGTGATGACAGCAACCTCTACCTAACTGCCAGCAAGAAGAAGCCCACATGTTGCCCATGA
- the LOC105476296 gene encoding ras-related protein Rab-34 isoform X1 codes for MNILAPVRRDRVLAELPQCLRKEAALHVHKDFHPRVTCACQEHRTGTVGRFKISKIIVVGDLSVGKTCLINRFCKDTFDKNYKATIGVDFEMERFEVLGIPFSLQLWDTAGQERFKCIASTYYRGAQAIIIVFNLNDVASLEHTKQWLADALKENDPSSVLLFLVGSKKDLSTPAQYALMEKDALQVAQEMKAEYWAVSSLTGENVREFFFRVAALTFEANVLAELEKSGARRIGDVVRINSDDSNLYLTASKKKPTCCP; via the exons ATGAACATTCTGGCGCCCGTGCGGAGGGATCGCGTCCTGGCAGAGCTGCCCCAG TGCCTGAGGAAGGAGGCCGCTTTGCACGTGCACAAAGACTTCCACCCCCGCGTCACCTGCGCCTGCCAGGAACACCGGACAGGCACCGTGGG CAGATTTAAGATCTCCAAGATCATTGTGGTGGGGGACCTGTCGGTGGGGAAGACTTGCCTCATTAATAG GTTCTGCAAAGACACCTTTGATAAGAATTATAAGGCCACCATTGGAGTGGACTTCGAGATGGAACGATTTGAGGTGCTGGGTATCCCCTTCAGTTTGCAGCT TTGGGATACCGCTGGACAGGAGAGGTTCAAATGCATTGCGTCAACCTACTATCGAGGAGCTCAAG CCATCATCATTGTCTTCAACCTGAATGATGTGGCATCACTGGAACATACCAA GCAGTGGCTGGCTGATGCCCTGAAGGAGAATGACCCTTCCAGTGTGCTGCTTTTCCTCGTAGGTTCCAAGAAGGATCTGAGT ACCCCTGCTCAGTATGCGCTGATGGAGAAAGACGCCCTCCAGGTGGCCCAGGAGATGAAGGCTGAGTACTGGGCAGTCTCATCTCTCACTG GTGAGAATGTCCGAGAATTCTTCTTCCGCGTGGCAGCACTGACTTTTGAGGCCAATGTGCTGGCTGAGCTGGAGAAATCGGGGGCCCGACGCATTGGGGATGTTGTCC GCATCAACAGTGATGACAGCAACCTCTACCTAACTGCCAGCAAGAAGAAGCCCACATGTTGCCCATGA
- the LOC105476296 gene encoding ras-related protein Rab-34 isoform X3, whose translation MNILAPVRRDRVLAELPQCLRKEAALHVHKDFHPRVTCACQEHRTGTVGRFKISKIIVVGDLSVGKTCLINSWDTAGQERFKCIASTYYRGAQAIIIVFNLNDVASLEHTKQWLADALKENDPSSVLLFLVGSKKDLSTPAQYALMEKDALQVAQEMKAEYWAVSSLTGENVREFFFRVAALTFEANVLAELEKSGARRIGDVVRINSDDSNLYLTASKKKPTCCP comes from the exons ATGAACATTCTGGCGCCCGTGCGGAGGGATCGCGTCCTGGCAGAGCTGCCCCAG TGCCTGAGGAAGGAGGCCGCTTTGCACGTGCACAAAGACTTCCACCCCCGCGTCACCTGCGCCTGCCAGGAACACCGGACAGGCACCGTGGG CAGATTTAAGATCTCCAAGATCATTGTGGTGGGGGACCTGTCGGTGGGGAAGACTTGCCTCATTAATAG TTGGGATACCGCTGGACAGGAGAGGTTCAAATGCATTGCGTCAACCTACTATCGAGGAGCTCAAG CCATCATCATTGTCTTCAACCTGAATGATGTGGCATCACTGGAACATACCAA GCAGTGGCTGGCTGATGCCCTGAAGGAGAATGACCCTTCCAGTGTGCTGCTTTTCCTCGTAGGTTCCAAGAAGGATCTGAGT ACCCCTGCTCAGTATGCGCTGATGGAGAAAGACGCCCTCCAGGTGGCCCAGGAGATGAAGGCTGAGTACTGGGCAGTCTCATCTCTCACTG GTGAGAATGTCCGAGAATTCTTCTTCCGCGTGGCAGCACTGACTTTTGAGGCCAATGTGCTGGCTGAGCTGGAGAAATCGGGGGCCCGACGCATTGGGGATGTTGTCC GCATCAACAGTGATGACAGCAACCTCTACCTAACTGCCAGCAAGAAGAAGCCCACATGTTGCCCATGA
- the LOC105476296 gene encoding ras-related protein Rab-34 isoform X4 — MNILAPVRRDRVLAELPQCLRKEAALHVHKDFHPRVTCACQEHRTGTVGFKISKIIVVGDLSVGKTCLINSWDTAGQERFKCIASTYYRGAQAIIIVFNLNDVASLEHTKQWLADALKENDPSSVLLFLVGSKKDLSTPAQYALMEKDALQVAQEMKAEYWAVSSLTGENVREFFFRVAALTFEANVLAELEKSGARRIGDVVRINSDDSNLYLTASKKKPTCCP, encoded by the exons ATGAACATTCTGGCGCCCGTGCGGAGGGATCGCGTCCTGGCAGAGCTGCCCCAG TGCCTGAGGAAGGAGGCCGCTTTGCACGTGCACAAAGACTTCCACCCCCGCGTCACCTGCGCCTGCCAGGAACACCGGACAGGCACCGTGGG ATTTAAGATCTCCAAGATCATTGTGGTGGGGGACCTGTCGGTGGGGAAGACTTGCCTCATTAATAG TTGGGATACCGCTGGACAGGAGAGGTTCAAATGCATTGCGTCAACCTACTATCGAGGAGCTCAAG CCATCATCATTGTCTTCAACCTGAATGATGTGGCATCACTGGAACATACCAA GCAGTGGCTGGCTGATGCCCTGAAGGAGAATGACCCTTCCAGTGTGCTGCTTTTCCTCGTAGGTTCCAAGAAGGATCTGAGT ACCCCTGCTCAGTATGCGCTGATGGAGAAAGACGCCCTCCAGGTGGCCCAGGAGATGAAGGCTGAGTACTGGGCAGTCTCATCTCTCACTG GTGAGAATGTCCGAGAATTCTTCTTCCGCGTGGCAGCACTGACTTTTGAGGCCAATGTGCTGGCTGAGCTGGAGAAATCGGGGGCCCGACGCATTGGGGATGTTGTCC GCATCAACAGTGATGACAGCAACCTCTACCTAACTGCCAGCAAGAAGAAGCCCACATGTTGCCCATGA